A stretch of DNA from Candidatus Binatia bacterium:
GCCAGGTGCTCGCCACCGCGGCGTTAGCCGTGGGGTGGCTCATTCTGTTGGCCACAGCCCCGCCGGCGGCAGCGCAGGAGTGTACGGGCGACTGCGGCAATGACCACACGGTCACCATCGAGGAGGTGGTGACAATGGTCAACATCGCGCTCGGGACCAAGGACATCGAGATCTGTCCACTGGGGGACGTAGACGGGAATGGCGAGGTCACCATTGACGAGATCGTCAAGGCGGTTGCCCTGACCCTGAGCAGCATGGGCTTCGAGGCCCGGGGCACGTGTACGGTCCCCGGGACGACAGCCAGCGCTCCGGAGAAACCGTGCGCCGACGGAACCGTCGTCCGGGTCTACCGGTGTCTCGATCGCGCCCGCTGTCTGGAGGACGAAGACGCGCGGCGCGTGCTCGGCCGCACGGAGGTGACACCGGGGAGCGAGGGTGCCTTCGCGTTTACCGGAATCGCCGACTGTTACGGCGGTACGAGCACGTTTCTGTTCGAGGCGGAGCCGCAACCCGAGAAGCCCGACGACAAGTTGCGCGTTATCGACTTCGGGGTGGTTGCCAACCGCGCGCGGTCGACGGCTGTAACCGTCGTCGATGACGTACAGCTCAGTCCGATCACCGAGGCCACGGTGCGGTTGGTGGACGAAAACGGCCTGGAGAACTTCGGCCAGGAGACCTTCGACGACCTCCTGGAGGTGGTTACCGACACCATCGATCCGGCCTCACTGGTCGGGCAATCGCCCGGCGCGGCGGCGGCGGCCGCGACCACCACGGCGCGCGAGGATGCCGACGTGCAGGCGGTAATCGCGACGGTGTTGCGGCACGACGTGCCGGCGTCGACGAGTATCGATCCGCGCGGCAATGTGGATCTTTACAAGCTGACCCTGCACGAGCAGACCGCGATTGTCCTGCAGATGACGCGATCGAGCGGCGCGATCGCGCCGTGCCTGCAGGTGGTGAGCCCGTCCGATCCCAGCCTCAACGAATCGGCGTGCGGCGACCCGTCGGTGCGGCTCAGCCTGCGCCTGGGGGCGGGAACGTACTATGTGTTCGCCGAGGACGAGGACGGCGACGGTATCGGGTCATACGATCTCGTTTACCTGCGGCTGACGCGCGAGGATGCGACGGCGATCGGGGGCGACGTGTTGAGCGAGGCCATCGGCCCGCTGGGGGACATGGATCCGTACTCTTTCACGCTGGCGGAGTCGTCGCAGGTGCGCCTGCGGGGCACGCGGGCGGCGGGCAGTGTCTCGCCATGCCTGGAGTTACGGGCGCTCGGGGCAACCGAAGCGCTCGCGGGCGGCACGGCGTGCAGCGAGGAGGCCACGCAGCAAGTGGAGGTCTGCCTGCACGCCGGGACGTACATCGCGCTGGTGAGCGACGCAGGCAACAACGACGAGGGATCGTACAACCTGCAGTTGACCACGTTCCCGCGTCCGGGCTGCCAAACCCCGGGGGCGACGGCGACGCCGACGCCGAGCCCGTCGCGGACGACAACGCCGTCGGCAACACCGACGCGAACCGCAACGCCGACGCCAAGCAACACGGCGATTCGGACAGCGGCGCCGACGGCAACCAGGACAACTGGTGGGTCGGGCACCGTCTTACGCGACGACCTGGAGCAGCCGGATTTCTGGGAAGACTGGGCCGTCAGCAACGGTTCGTGGCAATGGGGTATCCCAAGCAGCGGTCCGGGGACAGCGCATCAGGGCGACAAGTTGATTGCAACGGTGCTGGACGGCAATTACGGCGACGACACGTCGAGCCGAATCGAGCGTCTAACGAAGTTCGTCGTGCCCGATGCCACACAGAACCCGCGGCTGCGCTTCTGGCACTGGTACAACTTCGGAGGTGGCGACTTAGGGCGCGCGCAGATCAAAGCGGGCGACTCTGACTGGCAGACACTGGAGCAGTTCAGCGGCTACAGCGGCGGTACTTGGAGCTACACGTGGTTGGACCTGAGTGCCTACGCCGGGCAGACGGTACAGCTCGGGTTCTACTTCGAATCGCACGGGTACGACGATTGGCGGGGCCACCACTGGAACGTCAGCTCGGGCTGGTACATCGACGAACTCGAGGTGGTGACCGGGGCCACCGCTCCGCTGACCGCCAACGTGGTGGAGGGCTTCGAGTCCACCGACTTCTGGAGCAACTGGTCGGTGCAGAACGGCACCTGGCAGTGGGGCAAGCTTGAGAGCGGTGGTCCCGGCCTGGCCCACGAGGGGGAAAACGTAATCGCCACCGTGCTCAACGGCGACTACGGCGACGACACGTCAAGTCGGCTGGTGAGTCCGGTGCTGGTGGTGCCGGCGGCGGAGCAGAACCCGCGGCTGCGCTTCTGGCACTGGTACAACTTCGGAGGTGGCGACTTCGGACGCGTGCAGATCAAAGCGGGCGACTCTGACTGGCAGACACTGGCAGAGTTCGCTGGCCATAGCAGTGGAACCTGGAGCTATCCATCGTTGGATCTCAGTGCTTATGCCGGGCAAACGGTACGCGTGGGGCTTTATTTCGAATCGCACGGGTATGACGATTGGCGGGGCCATCACTGGAACGTCAGCTCGGGCTGGTACATCGACGAACTCAAGATCAGGGTCGACTGATTGAGGTCTCTCGGCTGAGGCAACGAGGAGATCGGCGTGACACTCACTGCCCCGCGTCAGACGAGGACGGGAACCCAACGGCCGCGACCGACAACGGTCATCGCACTTCGTTGGCGGCCCTACCAGGATGACTGGTGCAAGCGGGGGCATGGCTACCCTGCGCCGCGCGTTTGCCGGGACTGGCGGGACACCTGTACGACTTACAGGTGAGCGGTGGGGCAGCGGCATCGTGGTAGTGTGGATGGCAGTCGGCGGATGCGCTCGCCCGGCCATGCAGTGCCTGCCAGTACCGCGCTTGGCCGTACGCCAGATCCGTCCTGGCCTTCTCTTCGCACCCGCGGTCCACCAAGAGAAAGGAAGAAATCCACGCATTCACCCCGCCATCTCGCTGCGTACTGAGCGTCGAGAAGTGGGAGCGCAAAGGCGAGGACGCGTGGAGCAGCGAGGGCCGCTTCGCGCTGCGGCGATCTCAAGGATCCATCGCGTGCACGGCGCTCGATCGCGGGAGTGACCTCCACGAGGGATCCACCCGAAGTCAAGATCTAGCCCCGGCGGACGAACGGGAGAACGGGCGGCAAGCAAGAAGGGAGATAAGGGGCTCGGCGAACAGGCGCCGCACCGGCCCGTCGTCAGTCAGGCGCCGCGCCGCCGGCCGCGCCGACTCGACGGCACGAAACAGCGCCATGTACCGAGCTGTCCGGCTGGCTTCCCCTTCTCGCACCGCTCCTCCTTCGCGTACCGCACGCAGGATGCCGCCTCACGCCATAAGGTCCTCCACCCACCCCTGAGCTTCGTCCTGTGAGCATTGCACGAAGTCGCATTCTAGGACGCCTCCCGGTAGGAGAGAATCTCCACCTGCATCTGCTCCGCTGCCTTCTTGCGCGAGGCACCGAGCTTCTCCATCTCTTTGTACACGGCCGCATCGAAGTAACGCTCGCCGCACTGGCGACACACGCCTGCCGGCACGCCGCGGATCACCTTGAGCCGGCGGCCCCAGCGGAAGTCCACATCGACCTTCGAGGGTTCGACCCTGCCGCGACAAAAGTAGCATTCACTCAGCATCCGTTCTCACCTCCTTCTCTTCGCCCATCCGGGTTCCCATTCGTCCGCATCGGGCTGGTACGCCGTGACGATCAGGATCTCGTCCGCCTCCAGGCGCCCGCAAACGACGTGAATCGGCCGCTCCCCGGCGTGGCCGAGAATGAGACAACTAGGCCCGCGCGGATCGTCCGGATAGTCTTCGATGATTTCCCCGTTCTCGATCGCCCTCTCGATCTCATCCGCGCGGATGCGTCGCCGCCGCAGCTTCTCGGTGTGCGTGAACGATACCACGTACTTGCCCGCCGCGATGCGCTCGCGCACCGTCCCCAGCCGCCGCGCTTTCGCATCACCGGGCTTGCGCGCCACGTCGTCTCCTCCCCGGCCCAGGAACCCAAACGGCCACGACCTCGCGCTCGGCGCAACCAGCCGCCGCGGAAAGCCGACGCTGAACGCGTATCCGCCGCGACCGATCTTCACCCGGACGAGGCGCAACGCCGTCGTCGCCCGCTCGCGTTGTGGCCCGTAGAACTCGACGAACCTTCCAACCTCGCAGAAGACCACCGTCCGCTCGTCCACCTTGCCGATGAGGCGGCCGTACTGTCTCGAAAAGCGCATTCCAACGAGAGGTCCGAGCGGCCAGCGCCGCACCAGTCGCCAGCCAAGATCGGGGCCGTGAGCCAACAGAGGCGCGAGCCAATCGTGTCGCTCGATCATTCCGCGCCATCTCCGCCAGGACGATCCATGGCGAAGGTGTCCACTGTAGGAGGCCAACGCCGCGCTGAGATGCCCGAACCCGGGGCCGGACGCCGTGAGGTCCACCATCCTATCCATGCCGCGCCGCTGAACGTGCTCTTCCTCGAACGTCGACATGCGCCGGGCGCAGTTCCGCACTGTTTGGCGGCGCGGCACCCGGTGGCTCCAGAATGTGTTCCAACCCACAAAGTCAACACCCCGGCCAACCGCCTGCGGGATCGCCTCGGGCTCTCGCCAACGCAGGCGCAGCCGCTCATCGACAAAGGCGATGAGCGCGTCGCGCCAGTGCGTGAGCACCGCGGCATCCGTATGCAGCAGAATCAGGTCGTCAACGTAGCGCACATACAGGCGACACTTCACCTGCCGCTTGACGAACTGATCGAGCTCGTTGAGGTAGACATTGGCCCAGAACTGGCTCGTCAGATTGCCGATCGGCAGCCCGCATTCGTTGTTCTTGTCGAACAGGCTCTTCTGTCGCGGTATCGGGTAGGCTGCCGTGCCGGGGCGAGAGACGCGCCCCGTCGCGCAGATCCTGGCCGAGCGAATACTTGTGGTAACGACCGAAGTTCCGCACAACCTGCTCGAAGAACAGGCAAAGGTCGTACGCCGCCTTGTAGACCTGTCCCCCCGAAGCCCCCCCGGGCGTAGGGGGGAAATGATCGACACGTCAAAGGGTCCATAATCGACCTGTGCTCCGTAGCCCGAAGGGCGAAGGGGCATCACAAGCCGCCGCGAACGGCACGGACGTAGTAGTCGTTGGTCTTTTCGTAGTCGTACACGTAGCCGTCGTCGAAGTGGACGAACCACGCGAGGAACGGATAGCGGGCGGAGGTAGTAGCCGACCAGTAGAAGCTGGACTGCGTGCAACTGCAGCTCGTCGCGCTGCACCCGGGCGCGCAACTGCCGTTGAACGCCGAGGCGACGCACGGACTCGTCACACATGGATACTCTTCCGGCAGCAGGATCATCCCGAGCTCCGCAAACGTCGGGAGCCGCCAGTCGTTGGCCCCCGCGAAGCCAGACCCCGCGTTCAGGCCATCGCGCAAGAACGTCGCGTACGCCGTTCCGTTGCCATTGTAGTACGGCCACCAAGTGCTCCAAGTCCACACGTCATCTTTGTCGTGGATGTCGCCGTTGTCGCTCTTCTTCTCCCACACCAGCCCGCTCAGGTTGTCGGTCACCGTCCCGTTGCCGTTGTCGGTGTAGCGCGACGCCACCGCACACGTGGTGCCTAAACCCTGCAGCTTGGTCCACGCGGTGTCGTACTTGATCCGGCACTTCGCCAGCTTCTCCAACAACTTCGTGTAATCGGCAAACGCGGTCCCGTAGCGTTTTCCGAGCTGGTACTCGACGCACTTCTCGTACTTGCCCTTGGCCTTGGCCCGCCCGGACAGACATTTCTGTTCGTCCGTCGCCGCCATCGCCACGCCCGACCACAGCGTCACCGCCACTCCCGCGGCGATCCCCAACGAAACCAACGATGCTCTCATGGGACTCCCTCCCGTTCATGCCCGGAAATGCCCACGCCAGCCGCGCCTCCGGACGACGGCGACGGCGACGGCGACGGCGACGGCGACCGCGAACGACTTGCCCGCCAGGTGCGATCTGTCAACTGACCCATAGCCATTACGAATGCCCCATCTGACGCGATCTTCAGTACCGACGTTCCCACCCCCCGCTCGTCCACCCCCCGGTAACCGCGAGTTTACCCCTGATACAACCCTGACAAACCGCCCGTCAAGAGTTCTTTGCACCCCGTGGAGCATGCGCCGGGCCTGCTCGGGCGCACGCGGCGATTGCGAGAAGACGGAACTTGCCACGCGATCGCCAAAGGCCTTCAGCGTATCCGTGCCCGAGTAAGCCATGAAGAGGCCGCGGTTCGGCATGAGAAGCGCCCGCCCGTTCCAGCCCACCACGTCGCCATCGTGCCCCCAGTAGCTTCGGCCATCGATCTCGAGCTCCAAGAAGCCGAAGCCGATGCCCTTCATCTCCGGATGGCGATGTCGTAGGGTGCCGCCCGCGGTATCGCGTCCAGCCCATCGCGTTGCACCTGCAGCGGCGTCAACCGGCCGGTCAGGGCGTCGCGCCTGAACGCTGTGACGGCCTTGCTTCCGGCGGCCGCCACGTACACGTGCTTCCCGTCGGGACTGATTGCGAGGCCGGGGGGTTGGACGAGGCCCTCGATCCCGCCGACCCGGTCACGTAGCACCTCGACGAAGCGCAAGCCGGCGTGGCTCGGCCCGGTCGGGAGTGCTTCGACTCGCATCGGGGTGAGTACGACGTTGCATAGCACGGTTGGCGGGACACCCACGACCGATCACCCCGGAAACGGCCACCCAGCACAGCCGTCGACCCGGACGGCGGATTCGCGGGTGTCACATGTTCCGGCCCTTTTCGGCATCATGTTGCGAGATCCGCCTCCTTTCGCGGTAGAAGATGCGAAGGGGTTGCTCGCGTGAGCACGGTAGATCCGTCGTCGAGCTTGTAGGCGGAACCGCGCTTACCCAACGTGCAGGAAGGAGAAGACGAATGAAGGGACACCATCGGCACCGGCGCAGACTGCTGCGCGCCGCTTTCGCAGCCATCCTGGCGCCTCTGAGCGCGTGTGCATCGAGCCCCGCGTTGATTGGCCCACGACCGGCGCCCGAGGCGCGCGTCGGCGAGACGGTCAGCGGTAGCGCCTGCGGCATCCTTGTGATGGGCTTTATCCCCGCAAAGACGAACTCGCGCACGGAACGAGCGTACGCCGATGCCCTCGGCGGACGCGGGGGCACGCTCACCGACACCGCCATCAAGTACTCCTGGTACGTGATTCCGGCTGTCGGCCTCATGCTCTGCACGGAAGTGCAAGGGAGGGTGGTGTCATGAAGCGGATGGCGAACGGCCTGCTCGGTGTCGCGACACTGGTGACCATCGGCTGCAGTGGACCCCTGACACGGGTCGCACCCCAGCCGCCGGAAGGCGTGGCGCTCACGAAGGAGGCCCGCGGCACAGCCTGCGGCGTCAACCTCTTCGGCGTGATTCCGATCAGCGTGAACGACCGCGCCGAGCGCGCTTACCGGCAAGCGGTCGAGCGCTCGGGCGGGTCCGGGTTGACCAACACCAGCGTGGTCGACCGGTGGTACTGGATCTATGTCGGCCATATGGTGTGCACGGACATCTCTGGCATTGGATTTACTCAGGGAGGATGACTCGACCTCCACGCCGTGCCGTTGAAATCCCAGCATCGCCAGTGTCAGCGGGGTGGCACCAGGCCGCCCCGCTAGCGCCACCAAACACCGCGGCCACCGAGCGCCGACCCGCGAGGGGCGAAGCTCCCGTCGGTTCCCGCATCACCGGCAACCATCACTGCGAAAGGCTTCTACTCGAGAGCTACGGAAACCCGCAGCGAATCGTTGCCAGCCGCGGCTTTGCGTCGATCGAGAACCGGATGTTTCCGCGCGACTCACCTGTCGCCGCCGAGCCGCTACTGCAGCCGACGAGAACGTTGCCGACGCCGCGTAGGATCTCGTCCACGTACACCCTGCCATCGAGGTCATCGTCGGCACTCGGACATGCCTGCAGGGGGCGCTCCCCGAGAGCCATGCCCGTCGCGGTTACCAGTTCGGTCACGTCGACCTGCCCATCGCCGTCGCAATCGGTCAGGCAGAAACTCCCCCGTGGGTAAAGCACGTCGCGCGCCCCGCGGTCGTCGCCGGCGTTCCGGACCTCAACCCAGCCACGCCTGGCGTCGCCGAGAGCAGCGTCCTGGTGCCGGCGGGGAAGACGAAGCGCTGCACGGTCACGGCAACCTTTGACCCGGCACAGATCGGCACGCCGAACCCGCTGTCGGCGAACGGCCCGAGCAGTCCGGAGCTCGCGCCGCTCGATGCCGGCAACAACACGACGGAGCCGGTGCTCGACGTGCTGGATCGCGGTGATTTCTGACGGCAACCGGTCCCGCGAGTGCGGCCGGAAGGGCGGTTGTGGCGCCGAGGGGAGGGGGAAGTTCGAATGGTGCGTGTCCGATCTGGGGCAAGCGGTACCCAGGGGATGCCCCACGCCTTGACTACCCAATTTCGTGCGGTCATACTGATAGTATGACCAGTGCGAAGATTGCGATTAGCCTCCCGCCGAGGATCGCCGCGCGCGCACGGCAGGCCGTGCAACGGGGACGTGCGACGAGTGTCAGTGCCTACGTGGCCGCGGCGCTCGAAGAGAAGGTCAAGATGGACGACCTGTCGGCCTTGCTCGCCGAGATGTTGGCGGAATCGGGCGGCCCGCTCACCAAGGCTGAGCAGCGCGCGGCCGATCGGGCGCTGGGCGTTCCGGTCCGAAAGTCGACGCCCCGGAGACCCCGCCGCTGATGGCTGGCCTCACGCTGGATGCGGGCGCGCTCATCGCCTTCGAGAAGAACGACCGGCGGGTCGTGGCACTGATTGCTCGGGCGCTCGATCGTGAATATGCGTTGGCGGTGCCGGCGGGCGTGGTCGGTCAGGTCTGGCGCGACGGACGCCGGCAAGCCCGTCTCGCCCGGCTGCTGGCCGCACCGGACGTCGAGGTCGAGCCGCTCGACGACGAAGCGGCCCGGGCGGCAGGGCAGATGTGCGGCGTCAGGAACACCGCCGATGTCATCGACGCCTCCGTGGTGCTCTGTGCAAAACGGCGTGGCCATCGGATCGCGACCTCCGATCCCGAGGACATCCGAGCCCTCGATCCCGATGGGCTGGTGATCGTTGTCTAGTCTGTACGCGGCCGGCTCGGCCGGCGCTTTCCCAACTTGTCACCGCCCCTCACCCAGCCGCGAGGGACGTAGGGGACGGTTCCTCTGATCGCACGATGCGCTGATCGGATTTCGGTGTGGCTCTTGGCCACGGTGATCGTTGTCGGTGTCGCGAGCATGGGTGGCGCAGCGGCGGTCCTGCCATCGGCGTTCGGTGGCGGCGCCGGGGCAGCCCCGCCGCGCCGGCCCAGCAGGCGGCGCCGAT
This window harbors:
- a CDS encoding DUF1566 domain-containing protein — protein: MRASLVSLGIAAGVAVTLWSGVAMAATDEQKCLSGRAKAKGKYEKCVEYQLGKRYGTAFADYTKLLEKLAKCRIKYDTAWTKLQGLGTTCAVASRYTDNGNGTVTDNLSGLVWEKKSDNGDIHDKDDVWTWSTWWPYYNGNGTAYATFLRDGLNAGSGFAGANDWRLPTFAELGMILLPEEYPCVTSPCVASAFNGSCAPGCSATSCSCTQSSFYWSATTSARYPFLAWFVHFDDGYVYDYEKTNDYYVRAVRGGL
- a CDS encoding lactonase family protein, coding for MGVPPTVLCNVVLTPMRVEALPTGPSHAGLRFVEVLRDRVGGIEGLVQPPGLAISPDGKHVYVAAAGSKAVTAFRRDALTGRLTPLQVQRDGLDAIPRAAPYDIAIRR
- a CDS encoding type II toxin-antitoxin system MqsA family antitoxin, with the protein product MLSECYFCRGRVEPSKVDVDFRWGRRLKVIRGVPAGVCRQCGERYFDAAVYKEMEKLGASRKKAAEQMQVEILSYREAS
- a CDS encoding PIN domain nuclease — protein: MAGLTLDAGALIAFEKNDRRVVALIARALDREYALAVPAGVVGQVWRDGRRQARLARLLAAPDVEVEPLDDEAARAAGQMCGVRNTADVIDASVVLCAKRRGHRIATSDPEDIRALDPDGLVIVV
- a CDS encoding DUF4258 domain-containing protein; its protein translation is MCGTSVVTTSIRSARICATGRVSRPGTAAYPIPRQKSLFDKNNECGLPIGNLTSQFWANVYLNELDQFVKRQVKCRLYVRYVDDLILLHTDAAVLTHWRDALIAFVDERLRLRWREPEAIPQAVGRGVDFVGWNTFWSHRVPRRQTVRNCARRMSTFEEEHVQRRGMDRMVDLTASGPGFGHLSAALASYSGHLRHGSSWRRWRGMIERHDWLAPLLAHGPDLGWRLVRRWPLGPLVGMRFSRQYGRLIGKVDERTVVFCEVGRFVEFYGPQRERATTALRLVRVKIGRGGYAFSVGFPRRLVAPSARSWPFGFLGRGGDDVARKPGDAKARRLGTVRERIAAGKYVVSFTHTEKLRRRRIRADEIERAIENGEIIEDYPDDPRGPSCLILGHAGERPIHVVCGRLEADEILIVTAYQPDADEWEPGWAKRRR
- a CDS encoding toxin-antitoxin system antitoxin subunit; amino-acid sequence: MTSAKIAISLPPRIAARARQAVQRGRATSVSAYVAAALEEKVKMDDLSALLAEMLAESGGPLTKAEQRAADRALGVPVRKSTPRRPRR
- a CDS encoding immune inhibitor A, whose protein sequence is MTHRHSEFGTGRQVLATAALAVGWLILLATAPPAAAQECTGDCGNDHTVTIEEVVTMVNIALGTKDIEICPLGDVDGNGEVTIDEIVKAVALTLSSMGFEARGTCTVPGTTASAPEKPCADGTVVRVYRCLDRARCLEDEDARRVLGRTEVTPGSEGAFAFTGIADCYGGTSTFLFEAEPQPEKPDDKLRVIDFGVVANRARSTAVTVVDDVQLSPITEATVRLVDENGLENFGQETFDDLLEVVTDTIDPASLVGQSPGAAAAAATTTAREDADVQAVIATVLRHDVPASTSIDPRGNVDLYKLTLHEQTAIVLQMTRSSGAIAPCLQVVSPSDPSLNESACGDPSVRLSLRLGAGTYYVFAEDEDGDGIGSYDLVYLRLTREDATAIGGDVLSEAIGPLGDMDPYSFTLAESSQVRLRGTRAAGSVSPCLELRALGATEALAGGTACSEEATQQVEVCLHAGTYIALVSDAGNNDEGSYNLQLTTFPRPGCQTPGATATPTPSPSRTTTPSATPTRTATPTPSNTAIRTAAPTATRTTGGSGTVLRDDLEQPDFWEDWAVSNGSWQWGIPSSGPGTAHQGDKLIATVLDGNYGDDTSSRIERLTKFVVPDATQNPRLRFWHWYNFGGGDLGRAQIKAGDSDWQTLEQFSGYSGGTWSYTWLDLSAYAGQTVQLGFYFESHGYDDWRGHHWNVSSGWYIDELEVVTGATAPLTANVVEGFESTDFWSNWSVQNGTWQWGKLESGGPGLAHEGENVIATVLNGDYGDDTSSRLVSPVLVVPAAEQNPRLRFWHWYNFGGGDFGRVQIKAGDSDWQTLAEFAGHSSGTWSYPSLDLSAYAGQTVRVGLYFESHGYDDWRGHHWNVSSGWYIDELKIRVD